The Populus trichocarpa isolate Nisqually-1 chromosome 11, P.trichocarpa_v4.1, whole genome shotgun sequence genome has a segment encoding these proteins:
- the LOC18108790 gene encoding cysteine-rich receptor-like protein kinase 44 isoform X46: MVHLRYYHHLHHHKYHHLHLFLHQHKVYAGKKSNTARIIVITVVPAVGVMILVICICLFIRTRKQREKERVETVDEIESAESLQFAFSTIRDATEDFSEKNKLGQGGFGAVYKGALPSGQEIAVKRLSKDSGQGDLEFKNEVLLVARLQHRNLVRLLGFCLQGIERLLIYEFVPNASLDHFIFDPIKRVHLNWERRYKIIGGIARGLLYLHEDSRLRIIHRDLKASNILLDEEMNPKISDFGMARLFVVDQTQGNTSRIVGTYGYMAPEYAMQGHFSVKSDVFSFGVLVLEIVTGKKNSFRNGNDIEHLLSHAWRNWREGTAQDMIDPVLSSGSATEMLRCIHIGLLCVQENVAERPTMASVVLMLSSSSLTLQIPSQPAFFMNSSTYQSDLSSSMEHNSRVTESSLSESVAIPLSKNEVSITELYPR, translated from the exons GTTTATGCAGGAAAGAAGAGCAACACAGCACGGATCATTGTCATTACTGTTGTCCCAGCTGTCGGTGTTATGATACTCGTCATCTGCATCTGCCTATTCATAAGAACACGAAagcaaagggaaaaggaaagagttgaAA CTGTAGACGAAATAGAAAGTGCAGAATCATTGCAATTCGCATTCAGCACCATTCGAGATGCAACAGAGGACTTTTCGGAGAAAAATAAGCTGGGACAGGGTGGATTTGGTGCTGTTTACAAG GGAGCACTTCCTAGCGGACAAGAGATTGCTGTGAAAAGACTTTCTAAGGACTCTGGGCAAGGAGATTTGGAATTCAAAAATGAAGTCTTATTGGTGGCAAGACTCCAGCACCGGAATTTAGTCAGGCTTCTAGGTTTCTGCTTGCAAGGAATTGAAAGGCTTCTTATCTATGAGTTTGTGCCTAATGCGAGCCTTGATCACTTCATATTTG ATCCAATCAAGCGTGTGCATTTGAACTGGGAAAGACGTTACAAGATTATTGGAGGAATTGCTCGAGGGCTCCTTTACCTTCACGAGGATTCTCGACTTCGAATCATTCATCGTGACCTCAAAGCCAGCAACATTTTGTTAGATGAAGAGATGAATCCGAAAATTTCAGATTTTGGCATGGCGAGGTTGTTCGTAGTGGATCAAACTCAAGGCAATACAAGTAGAATTGTGGGAACCTA TGGCTATATGGCTCCAGAATATGCAATGCAAGGACACTTCTCGGTCAAGTCAGACGTATTTAGTTTCGGCGTGCTAGTTTTGGAGATTGTgactggtaaaaaaaatagttttcgcAATGGAAATGACATAGAGCACCTTTTGAGCCAT GCATGGAGAAACTGGAGGGAAGGGACTGCTCAAGATATGATAGATCCCGTTTTGAGTAGTGGCTCAGCAACAGAAATGTTGAGATGCATCCACATTGGGTTACTCTGCGTTCAAGAAAATGTAGCTGAAAGGCCGACAATGGCTTCAGTAGTTCTCATGCTAAGCAGCTCTTCCCTCACATTGCAAATACCTTCTCAGCCTGCATTTTTTATGAACAGCAGCACATATCAATCAGATCTGTCATCCTCAATGGAGCATAATTCAAGGGTGACTGAGTCCTCGCTATCTGAATCTGTAGCTATCCCTTTGTCCAAAAATGAGGTTTCAATTACTGAGTTGTATCCTAGATAA
- the LOC18108790 gene encoding cysteine-rich receptor-like protein kinase 44 isoform X45: MGATLLWVIIKASIIETVHIQNSQVSTQVLKNFRATLVYAGKKSNTARIIVITVVPAVGVMILVICICLFIRTRKQREKERVETVDEIESAESLQFAFSTIRDATEDFSEKNKLGQGGFGAVYKGALPSGQEIAVKRLSKDSGQGDLEFKNEVLLVARLQHRNLVRLLGFCLQGIERLLIYEFVPNASLDHFIFDPIKRVHLNWERRYKIIGGIARGLLYLHEDSRLRIIHRDLKASNILLDEEMNPKISDFGMARLFVVDQTQGNTSRIVGTYGYMAPEYAMQGHFSVKSDVFSFGVLVLEIVTGKKNSFRNGNDIEHLLSHAWRNWREGTAQDMIDPVLSSGSATEMLRCIHIGLLCVQENVAERPTMASVVLMLSSSSLTLQIPSQPAFFMNSSTYQSDLSSSMEHNSRVTESSLSESVAIPLSKNEVSITELYPR; the protein is encoded by the exons GTTTATGCAGGAAAGAAGAGCAACACAGCACGGATCATTGTCATTACTGTTGTCCCAGCTGTCGGTGTTATGATACTCGTCATCTGCATCTGCCTATTCATAAGAACACGAAagcaaagggaaaaggaaagagttgaAA CTGTAGACGAAATAGAAAGTGCAGAATCATTGCAATTCGCATTCAGCACCATTCGAGATGCAACAGAGGACTTTTCGGAGAAAAATAAGCTGGGACAGGGTGGATTTGGTGCTGTTTACAAG GGAGCACTTCCTAGCGGACAAGAGATTGCTGTGAAAAGACTTTCTAAGGACTCTGGGCAAGGAGATTTGGAATTCAAAAATGAAGTCTTATTGGTGGCAAGACTCCAGCACCGGAATTTAGTCAGGCTTCTAGGTTTCTGCTTGCAAGGAATTGAAAGGCTTCTTATCTATGAGTTTGTGCCTAATGCGAGCCTTGATCACTTCATATTTG ATCCAATCAAGCGTGTGCATTTGAACTGGGAAAGACGTTACAAGATTATTGGAGGAATTGCTCGAGGGCTCCTTTACCTTCACGAGGATTCTCGACTTCGAATCATTCATCGTGACCTCAAAGCCAGCAACATTTTGTTAGATGAAGAGATGAATCCGAAAATTTCAGATTTTGGCATGGCGAGGTTGTTCGTAGTGGATCAAACTCAAGGCAATACAAGTAGAATTGTGGGAACCTA TGGCTATATGGCTCCAGAATATGCAATGCAAGGACACTTCTCGGTCAAGTCAGACGTATTTAGTTTCGGCGTGCTAGTTTTGGAGATTGTgactggtaaaaaaaatagttttcgcAATGGAAATGACATAGAGCACCTTTTGAGCCAT GCATGGAGAAACTGGAGGGAAGGGACTGCTCAAGATATGATAGATCCCGTTTTGAGTAGTGGCTCAGCAACAGAAATGTTGAGATGCATCCACATTGGGTTACTCTGCGTTCAAGAAAATGTAGCTGAAAGGCCGACAATGGCTTCAGTAGTTCTCATGCTAAGCAGCTCTTCCCTCACATTGCAAATACCTTCTCAGCCTGCATTTTTTATGAACAGCAGCACATATCAATCAGATCTGTCATCCTCAATGGAGCATAATTCAAGGGTGACTGAGTCCTCGCTATCTGAATCTGTAGCTATCCCTTTGTCCAAAAATGAGGTTTCAATTACTGAGTTGTATCCTAGATAA
- the LOC18108790 gene encoding cysteine-rich receptor-like protein kinase 29 isoform X47 translates to MILVICICLFIRTRKQREKERVETVDEIESAESLQFAFSTIRDATEDFSEKNKLGQGGFGAVYKGALPSGQEIAVKRLSKDSGQGDLEFKNEVLLVARLQHRNLVRLLGFCLQGIERLLIYEFVPNASLDHFIFDPIKRVHLNWERRYKIIGGIARGLLYLHEDSRLRIIHRDLKASNILLDEEMNPKISDFGMARLFVVDQTQGNTSRIVGTYGYMAPEYAMQGHFSVKSDVFSFGVLVLEIVTGKKNSFRNGNDIEHLLSHAWRNWREGTAQDMIDPVLSSGSATEMLRCIHIGLLCVQENVAERPTMASVVLMLSSSSLTLQIPSQPAFFMNSSTYQSDLSSSMEHNSRVTESSLSESVAIPLSKNEVSITELYPR, encoded by the exons ATGATACTCGTCATCTGCATCTGCCTATTCATAAGAACACGAAagcaaagggaaaaggaaagagttgaAA CTGTAGACGAAATAGAAAGTGCAGAATCATTGCAATTCGCATTCAGCACCATTCGAGATGCAACAGAGGACTTTTCGGAGAAAAATAAGCTGGGACAGGGTGGATTTGGTGCTGTTTACAAG GGAGCACTTCCTAGCGGACAAGAGATTGCTGTGAAAAGACTTTCTAAGGACTCTGGGCAAGGAGATTTGGAATTCAAAAATGAAGTCTTATTGGTGGCAAGACTCCAGCACCGGAATTTAGTCAGGCTTCTAGGTTTCTGCTTGCAAGGAATTGAAAGGCTTCTTATCTATGAGTTTGTGCCTAATGCGAGCCTTGATCACTTCATATTTG ATCCAATCAAGCGTGTGCATTTGAACTGGGAAAGACGTTACAAGATTATTGGAGGAATTGCTCGAGGGCTCCTTTACCTTCACGAGGATTCTCGACTTCGAATCATTCATCGTGACCTCAAAGCCAGCAACATTTTGTTAGATGAAGAGATGAATCCGAAAATTTCAGATTTTGGCATGGCGAGGTTGTTCGTAGTGGATCAAACTCAAGGCAATACAAGTAGAATTGTGGGAACCTA TGGCTATATGGCTCCAGAATATGCAATGCAAGGACACTTCTCGGTCAAGTCAGACGTATTTAGTTTCGGCGTGCTAGTTTTGGAGATTGTgactggtaaaaaaaatagttttcgcAATGGAAATGACATAGAGCACCTTTTGAGCCAT GCATGGAGAAACTGGAGGGAAGGGACTGCTCAAGATATGATAGATCCCGTTTTGAGTAGTGGCTCAGCAACAGAAATGTTGAGATGCATCCACATTGGGTTACTCTGCGTTCAAGAAAATGTAGCTGAAAGGCCGACAATGGCTTCAGTAGTTCTCATGCTAAGCAGCTCTTCCCTCACATTGCAAATACCTTCTCAGCCTGCATTTTTTATGAACAGCAGCACATATCAATCAGATCTGTCATCCTCAATGGAGCATAATTCAAGGGTGACTGAGTCCTCGCTATCTGAATCTGTAGCTATCCCTTTGTCCAAAAATGAGGTTTCAATTACTGAGTTGTATCCTAGATAA